Proteins encoded within one genomic window of Calonectris borealis chromosome 1, bCalBor7.hap1.2, whole genome shotgun sequence:
- the NCAPD2 gene encoding condensin complex subunit 1 isoform X2 — protein sequence MMHVVSHHSNELPAILGDSGLSHADRAAHLNALKMNCYLLTGLVDAFEMETCKSRLLEVDPGGKNKKNHTKISGSFWEEEREPLLRLLTQLLQLDLRQLWGGLVVEEEFVSLMTGSCYRILENSSICLQKYRATREAVMHLLAAALNHYDHMFSATLKITQMLQHFEHVAPVFAQAVSLWATEYGLKSLVGELLREIGQKCPQDLARDASGIKGYATFITELAEQIPALVLSNMSVLLRHLDGESYMMRNAILAAMAEVLVQVLNGDQLEEAARGTRDQFLNMLQAHICDINGFVRSRVLQLFTRIVQCKALPLTQFQSVVSLAVGRLKDKSVVVVKNAIQLLAAFLSNNPFSCKLSCTDLAEPLKKEMQKLQEMRDHGRSTAAPEITPEEEWEAMLPEVRAATQQLFQSLQEGEEEVLEVEETVEGTSEQITGLLRKLNYKSAARLTQKALCRFQGKEPFSGPTEENEEATILGILKRLYTGSCPGENSGDPPRGNSHLETEEVVPEEQPQTELVKQEMLVQYLQDAYNFSVKITEALSLISKMMYENCVSVVQEAIEFFVTVSQFGVPQAVVGVRRMLPLIWSKEPGIKEAVLNAYRRLYLSPSGESERARAQGLVNSLSLIMVDASLGMIQCLEEIISEFVQKDEIKPAVIQLLWERFTEKSQCSSLERRAAVMLLGMMARGKPEIIGSNLDVLVTVGLSEKVCEDYRLAQEVCNAISKLAGNPKPALGKNNAPFRLPQNHMLFGCLSETVSKGFAQPSGHWIPFMEAAVMLIYKLAEGAEEICAQILQACGQQALEKLQEADGQKADPGVSPSRVSDDASSLPTFLLMHLVSLVGQVALQQVAYLEVSVSAELRRRRILREEEKTKKHSDSSTKKQRPRSTGNETTMEEELGLVGASADDTEAELIRSICEAELLDGKHLFSAFVPLVLKICNNPGLYSDSALSAAAALSLGKVCMISSEFCDSHLRLLFTMMEKSTLPGVRSNLIIAAGDLAIRFPNLVEPWTPHLYARLRDPCPSVRQTAGLVMTHLILKDMVKVKGQVSEMATLLIDPEEAIMGVAQNFFSELSNKGNAIYNLLPDIISRLSDPNCGIEEESFHTIMRHLFSYITKDKQTESLVEKLCQRFRTARTERQYRDLSHCLTLLPLSERGIHKLQDNFDCFADKLQDPAVYSCFQTVLARFRRAGGKPETKALAEELEQKLSASRNRGLDSTETCQEGSGTPMPEPAKRKPTGSSRRQPLSTANRDEDFVTPQPRTLRNHKRAQKRPPPKKPTITFSSDEENSSEDELSAELKEEETPTKTTPITRSSARRLR from the exons ATGATGCACG TGGTGTCCCATCATTCCAATGAACTTCCTGCCATCTTGGGTGATTCTGGGCTGAGCCATGCAGACCGCGCTGCTCACCTCAACGCTCTCAAGATGAACTGCTATTTGCTGACTGGATTGGTGGATGCCTTTGAAATGGAAACCTGCAAGAGTCGCTTGTTGGAGGTGGATCCTGGTGGGAAG AACAAGAAGAACCATACCAAGATCTCTGGATCCttttgggaagaggagagggagccGCTCTTACGGCTGCTCacgcagctcctgcagctggatCTCCGTCAGCTTTGGGGTGGTTTGGTGGTGGAAGAAGAGTTTGTCAG CTTAATGACAGGAAGCTGCTACCGTATCCTGGAGAATTCAAGCATCTGTCTTCAGAAGTACCGGGCCACACGGGAAGCTGTGATGCATCTGCTTGCTGCAGCTCTGAATCACTATGATCACATGTTCA GTGCCACTCTGAAGATCACGCAGATGCTGCAGCACTTTGAACATGTAGCCCCAGTGTTTGCACAGGCTGTGAGCCTCTGGGCTACAGAGTATGGTCTGAAAAGCCTGGTGGGTGAATTGCTAAG GGAAATCGGACAGAAATGTCCGCAGGATCTGGCTCGTGATGCTTCTGGAATCAAGGGTTATGCTACCTTTATAACTGAACTGGCTGAACAGATTCCAGCTCTGGTGCTATCCAACATGAGCGTTCTCCTGCGTCACTTGGATGGGGAG AGTTATATGATGCGAAATGCCATTCTGGCGGCTATGGCAGAAGTGCTGGTGCAGGTGCTGAATGGTGACCAGCTGGAGGAAGCCGCCCGTGGTACTCGGGACCAGTTCCTGAATATGCTGCAGGCCCACATCTGTGACATCAATGGCTTTGTGCGCAGCCGCGTGCTGCAGCTTTTCACTCGAATCGTTCAGTGCAAG GCCCTGCCTTTGACTCAGTTTCAGTCTGTGGTATCGCTGGCTGTTGGGCGTCTCAAAGACAAATCTGTGGTAGTAGTTAAAAATGCGATCCAGCTCCTGGCTGCGTTTTTGTCCAACAATCCCTTCTCCTGCAAG TTAAGCTGTACTGACTTGGCCGAGCCGCTGAAGAAAGAGATGCAGAAGCTGCAAGAAATGAGGGACCATGGCAGATCTACAGCAg ctccaGAAATCACCCCAGAGGAAGAGTGGGAAGCGATGCTGCCAGAAGTTCGGGCTGCCACACAGCAGCTCTTTCAATCActgcaggaaggggaagaggaggtgcTGGAAGTTGAGGAAACAGTGGAGGGTACATCGGAGCAAATCACTGGGCTGCTGAGGAAGCTGAATTACAA GAGTGCAGCCCGCCTTACGCAGAAGGCCCTGTGTCGCTTCCAGGGGAAGGAGCCCTTCAGTGGCCCCACAGAGGAAAACGAGGAGGCAACAATCCTGGGCATTCTGAAGAGACTTTACACAG GTTCATGCCCAGGTGAGAACAGTGGGGATCCTCCACGTGGCAACAGTCACCTTGAGACTGAAGAAGTTGTACCAGAAGAGCAGCCTCAAACAGAGCTGGTCAAACAGGAGATGTTGGTGCAATACCTGCAAGATGCTTACAACTTCTCAGTGAAAATCACAGAAGCCTTGAGTCTGATCAGCAAGATGATGTATGAAAACTGTGTCTCAG TGGTGCAGGAAGCCATTGAGTTCTTTGTGACAGTCTCGCAGTTTGGTGTGCCCCAGGCAGTGGTTGGAGTTCGCAGGATGCTCCCCCTCATATGGTCAAAAGAGCCTGGTATTAAGGAGGCTGTACTGAACGCTTACAGGCGGCTCTATCTGAGCCCCAGCGGGGAATCGGAGAG GGCCAGGGCACAGGGCCTGgtgaattctctctctctcatcatgGTGGATGCATCGCTAGGAATGATACAGTGCTTAGAAGAAATA atcTCGGAGTTTGTGCAGAAAGATGAAATAAAGCCTGCTGTGATCCAGCTGCTTTGGGAGCGATTCACAGAAAAATCTCAGTGCTCGTCACTAGAACGGCGTGCTGCCGTGATGCTGCTGGGGATGATGGCACG AGGGAAGCCAGAGATCATAGGTAGCAACCTGGATGTATTGGTGACAGTAGGGCTGTCTGAGAAAGTATGTGAAGACTATCGGCTGGCTCAAGAAGTATGCAATGCGATCTCCAAACTTGCCGGTAACCCTAAG CCAGCACTGGGGAAGAACAATGCCCCTTTTCGACTGCCACAGAACCACATGCTCTTTGGGTGCCTGAGTGAGACTGTGAGTAAAG GCTTTGCCCAGCCAAGTGGTCACTGGATCCCCTTCATGGAGGCAGCGGTAATGCTTATCTACAAGCTAGCAGAAGGGGCAGAGGAGATATGTGCTCAAATCCTGCAGGCGTGCGGTCAGCAAgctctggagaagctgcaggaggCTGATGGACAGAAAGCTG ATCCAGGGGTTTCTCCCAGCAGAGTCTCTGATGATGCTAGCAGCCTCCCCACATTCCTGCTGATGCACCTGGTGTCCCTTGTGGGACAGGTGGCACTGCAGCAGGTAGCGTATTTGGAAGTGTCAGTGAGTGCAGAGCTACGCAGACGCCGCATCctcagagaggaggagaaaaccaAGAAGCATTCTGACAGCAGCACGAAGAAGCAGAGACCCCGG AGCACAGGAAATGAGACCACTatggaggaggagctgggcctTGTGGGAGCCTCAGCTGATGACACCGAGGCTGAGCTCATCCGCAGTATTTGTGAGGCAGAACTTCTAGATG GGAAGCACCTGTTCTCTGCCTTTGTTCCACTGGTGCTCAAGATCTGCAACAACCCTGGGCTCTACAGTGATTCGGCGCTCTcggctgctgcagccctgagTCTTGGCAAAGTCTGCATGATCAG CTCTGAGTTCTGTGACTCTCACTTGCGCCTGCTGTTCACTATGATGGAGAAGTCCACTCTGCCTGGTGTGAGATCCAACCTCATCATTGCAGCAGGAGATCTGGCCATCCGTTTCCCCAACCTAGTGGAGCCTTGGACACCGCATCTCTATGCCAG GTTGCGGGACCCCTGCCCAAGCGTGAGGCAGACGGCTGGACTGGTGATGACTCACCTCATCCTCAAAGACATGGTAAAGGTGAAGGGCCAAGTGAGCGAAATGGCAACTCTGCTTATAGACCCAGAGGAGGCAATCATGGGAGTGGCTCAGAACTTTTTCAGTGAACTCTCCAACAAG GGTAATGCCATCTATAATCTGCTTCCAGACATAATCAGTCGTCTCTCAGATCCGAACTGCGGCATAGAGGAGGAATCCTTCCACACTATTATGAG aCATCTCTTCTCATATATTACAAAAGACAAACAGACAGAGAGCTTGGTGGAGAAACTTTGTCAGCGATTCCGGACTGCCAG AACTGAGCGTCAATATCGGGATCTGTCCCACTGCCTTACTCTGCTTCCCCTCTCGGAACGGGGCATTCACAAGCTGCAGGACAACTTTGACTGCTTTGCAGACAAGCTCCAAGACCCAGCTGTCTACAGTTGTTTCCAAACTGTGCTGGCTCGATTCCGCAGAGCAGGCGGCAAACCTGAGACTAAA GCTCTGGCTGAAGAGCTGGAGCAGAAGCTGTCTGCCTCCCGTAACCGAGGGCTGGATTCAACAGAGACATGCCAGGAAGGTAGTGGAACTCCAATGCCAGAGCCGGCCAAGCGGAAACCAACAGGAA gtTCTCGCCGCCAGCCCCTGAGCACAGCCAACAGGGATGAAGATTTTGTCACACCCCAGCCTCGCACCCTCCGAAACCATAAGCGTGCCCAAAAGCGGCCTCCACCCAAAAAACCTACTATCACCTTCTCCAGTGACGAGGAGAACAGCTCTGAGGACG AGCTATCGGCAGaattaaaagaggaagaaacccccaccaaaacaacTCCCATCACCAGATCTTCAGCCCGCCGGCTGCGCTGA
- the NCAPD2 gene encoding condensin complex subunit 1 isoform X3, with product MVSHHSNELPAILGDSGLSHADRAAHLNALKMNCYLLTGLVDAFEMETCKSRLLEVDPGGKNKKNHTKISGSFWEEEREPLLRLLTQLLQLDLRQLWGGLVVEEEFVSLMTGSCYRILENSSICLQKYRATREAVMHLLAAALNHYDHMFSATLKITQMLQHFEHVAPVFAQAVSLWATEYGLKSLVGELLREIGQKCPQDLARDASGIKGYATFITELAEQIPALVLSNMSVLLRHLDGESYMMRNAILAAMAEVLVQVLNGDQLEEAARGTRDQFLNMLQAHICDINGFVRSRVLQLFTRIVQCKALPLTQFQSVVSLAVGRLKDKSVVVVKNAIQLLAAFLSNNPFSCKLSCTDLAEPLKKEMQKLQEMRDHGRSTAAPEITPEEEWEAMLPEVRAATQQLFQSLQEGEEEVLEVEETVEGTSEQITGLLRKLNYKSAARLTQKALCRFQGKEPFSGPTEENEEATILGILKRLYTGSCPGENSGDPPRGNSHLETEEVVPEEQPQTELVKQEMLVQYLQDAYNFSVKITEALSLISKMMYENCVSVVQEAIEFFVTVSQFGVPQAVVGVRRMLPLIWSKEPGIKEAVLNAYRRLYLSPSGESERARAQGLVNSLSLIMVDASLGMIQCLEEIISEFVQKDEIKPAVIQLLWERFTEKSQCSSLERRAAVMLLGMMARGKPEIIGSNLDVLVTVGLSEKVCEDYRLAQEVCNAISKLAGNPKPALGKNNAPFRLPQNHMLFGCLSETVSKGFAQPSGHWIPFMEAAVMLIYKLAEGAEEICAQILQACGQQALEKLQEADGQKADPGVSPSRVSDDASSLPTFLLMHLVSLVGQVALQQVAYLEVSVSAELRRRRILREEEKTKKHSDSSTKKQRPRSTGNETTMEEELGLVGASADDTEAELIRSICEAELLDGKHLFSAFVPLVLKICNNPGLYSDSALSAAAALSLGKVCMISSEFCDSHLRLLFTMMEKSTLPGVRSNLIIAAGDLAIRFPNLVEPWTPHLYARLRDPCPSVRQTAGLVMTHLILKDMVKVKGQVSEMATLLIDPEEAIMGVAQNFFSELSNKGNAIYNLLPDIISRLSDPNCGIEEESFHTIMRHLFSYITKDKQTESLVEKLCQRFRTARTERQYRDLSHCLTLLPLSERGIHKLQDNFDCFADKLQDPAVYSCFQTVLARFRRAGGKPETKALAEELEQKLSASRNRGLDSTETCQEGSGTPMPEPAKRKPTGSSRRQPLSTANRDEDFVTPQPRTLRNHKRAQKRPPPKKPTITFSSDEENSSEDELSAELKEEETPTKTTPITRSSARRLR from the exons A TGGTGTCCCATCATTCCAATGAACTTCCTGCCATCTTGGGTGATTCTGGGCTGAGCCATGCAGACCGCGCTGCTCACCTCAACGCTCTCAAGATGAACTGCTATTTGCTGACTGGATTGGTGGATGCCTTTGAAATGGAAACCTGCAAGAGTCGCTTGTTGGAGGTGGATCCTGGTGGGAAG AACAAGAAGAACCATACCAAGATCTCTGGATCCttttgggaagaggagagggagccGCTCTTACGGCTGCTCacgcagctcctgcagctggatCTCCGTCAGCTTTGGGGTGGTTTGGTGGTGGAAGAAGAGTTTGTCAG CTTAATGACAGGAAGCTGCTACCGTATCCTGGAGAATTCAAGCATCTGTCTTCAGAAGTACCGGGCCACACGGGAAGCTGTGATGCATCTGCTTGCTGCAGCTCTGAATCACTATGATCACATGTTCA GTGCCACTCTGAAGATCACGCAGATGCTGCAGCACTTTGAACATGTAGCCCCAGTGTTTGCACAGGCTGTGAGCCTCTGGGCTACAGAGTATGGTCTGAAAAGCCTGGTGGGTGAATTGCTAAG GGAAATCGGACAGAAATGTCCGCAGGATCTGGCTCGTGATGCTTCTGGAATCAAGGGTTATGCTACCTTTATAACTGAACTGGCTGAACAGATTCCAGCTCTGGTGCTATCCAACATGAGCGTTCTCCTGCGTCACTTGGATGGGGAG AGTTATATGATGCGAAATGCCATTCTGGCGGCTATGGCAGAAGTGCTGGTGCAGGTGCTGAATGGTGACCAGCTGGAGGAAGCCGCCCGTGGTACTCGGGACCAGTTCCTGAATATGCTGCAGGCCCACATCTGTGACATCAATGGCTTTGTGCGCAGCCGCGTGCTGCAGCTTTTCACTCGAATCGTTCAGTGCAAG GCCCTGCCTTTGACTCAGTTTCAGTCTGTGGTATCGCTGGCTGTTGGGCGTCTCAAAGACAAATCTGTGGTAGTAGTTAAAAATGCGATCCAGCTCCTGGCTGCGTTTTTGTCCAACAATCCCTTCTCCTGCAAG TTAAGCTGTACTGACTTGGCCGAGCCGCTGAAGAAAGAGATGCAGAAGCTGCAAGAAATGAGGGACCATGGCAGATCTACAGCAg ctccaGAAATCACCCCAGAGGAAGAGTGGGAAGCGATGCTGCCAGAAGTTCGGGCTGCCACACAGCAGCTCTTTCAATCActgcaggaaggggaagaggaggtgcTGGAAGTTGAGGAAACAGTGGAGGGTACATCGGAGCAAATCACTGGGCTGCTGAGGAAGCTGAATTACAA GAGTGCAGCCCGCCTTACGCAGAAGGCCCTGTGTCGCTTCCAGGGGAAGGAGCCCTTCAGTGGCCCCACAGAGGAAAACGAGGAGGCAACAATCCTGGGCATTCTGAAGAGACTTTACACAG GTTCATGCCCAGGTGAGAACAGTGGGGATCCTCCACGTGGCAACAGTCACCTTGAGACTGAAGAAGTTGTACCAGAAGAGCAGCCTCAAACAGAGCTGGTCAAACAGGAGATGTTGGTGCAATACCTGCAAGATGCTTACAACTTCTCAGTGAAAATCACAGAAGCCTTGAGTCTGATCAGCAAGATGATGTATGAAAACTGTGTCTCAG TGGTGCAGGAAGCCATTGAGTTCTTTGTGACAGTCTCGCAGTTTGGTGTGCCCCAGGCAGTGGTTGGAGTTCGCAGGATGCTCCCCCTCATATGGTCAAAAGAGCCTGGTATTAAGGAGGCTGTACTGAACGCTTACAGGCGGCTCTATCTGAGCCCCAGCGGGGAATCGGAGAG GGCCAGGGCACAGGGCCTGgtgaattctctctctctcatcatgGTGGATGCATCGCTAGGAATGATACAGTGCTTAGAAGAAATA atcTCGGAGTTTGTGCAGAAAGATGAAATAAAGCCTGCTGTGATCCAGCTGCTTTGGGAGCGATTCACAGAAAAATCTCAGTGCTCGTCACTAGAACGGCGTGCTGCCGTGATGCTGCTGGGGATGATGGCACG AGGGAAGCCAGAGATCATAGGTAGCAACCTGGATGTATTGGTGACAGTAGGGCTGTCTGAGAAAGTATGTGAAGACTATCGGCTGGCTCAAGAAGTATGCAATGCGATCTCCAAACTTGCCGGTAACCCTAAG CCAGCACTGGGGAAGAACAATGCCCCTTTTCGACTGCCACAGAACCACATGCTCTTTGGGTGCCTGAGTGAGACTGTGAGTAAAG GCTTTGCCCAGCCAAGTGGTCACTGGATCCCCTTCATGGAGGCAGCGGTAATGCTTATCTACAAGCTAGCAGAAGGGGCAGAGGAGATATGTGCTCAAATCCTGCAGGCGTGCGGTCAGCAAgctctggagaagctgcaggaggCTGATGGACAGAAAGCTG ATCCAGGGGTTTCTCCCAGCAGAGTCTCTGATGATGCTAGCAGCCTCCCCACATTCCTGCTGATGCACCTGGTGTCCCTTGTGGGACAGGTGGCACTGCAGCAGGTAGCGTATTTGGAAGTGTCAGTGAGTGCAGAGCTACGCAGACGCCGCATCctcagagaggaggagaaaaccaAGAAGCATTCTGACAGCAGCACGAAGAAGCAGAGACCCCGG AGCACAGGAAATGAGACCACTatggaggaggagctgggcctTGTGGGAGCCTCAGCTGATGACACCGAGGCTGAGCTCATCCGCAGTATTTGTGAGGCAGAACTTCTAGATG GGAAGCACCTGTTCTCTGCCTTTGTTCCACTGGTGCTCAAGATCTGCAACAACCCTGGGCTCTACAGTGATTCGGCGCTCTcggctgctgcagccctgagTCTTGGCAAAGTCTGCATGATCAG CTCTGAGTTCTGTGACTCTCACTTGCGCCTGCTGTTCACTATGATGGAGAAGTCCACTCTGCCTGGTGTGAGATCCAACCTCATCATTGCAGCAGGAGATCTGGCCATCCGTTTCCCCAACCTAGTGGAGCCTTGGACACCGCATCTCTATGCCAG GTTGCGGGACCCCTGCCCAAGCGTGAGGCAGACGGCTGGACTGGTGATGACTCACCTCATCCTCAAAGACATGGTAAAGGTGAAGGGCCAAGTGAGCGAAATGGCAACTCTGCTTATAGACCCAGAGGAGGCAATCATGGGAGTGGCTCAGAACTTTTTCAGTGAACTCTCCAACAAG GGTAATGCCATCTATAATCTGCTTCCAGACATAATCAGTCGTCTCTCAGATCCGAACTGCGGCATAGAGGAGGAATCCTTCCACACTATTATGAG aCATCTCTTCTCATATATTACAAAAGACAAACAGACAGAGAGCTTGGTGGAGAAACTTTGTCAGCGATTCCGGACTGCCAG AACTGAGCGTCAATATCGGGATCTGTCCCACTGCCTTACTCTGCTTCCCCTCTCGGAACGGGGCATTCACAAGCTGCAGGACAACTTTGACTGCTTTGCAGACAAGCTCCAAGACCCAGCTGTCTACAGTTGTTTCCAAACTGTGCTGGCTCGATTCCGCAGAGCAGGCGGCAAACCTGAGACTAAA GCTCTGGCTGAAGAGCTGGAGCAGAAGCTGTCTGCCTCCCGTAACCGAGGGCTGGATTCAACAGAGACATGCCAGGAAGGTAGTGGAACTCCAATGCCAGAGCCGGCCAAGCGGAAACCAACAGGAA gtTCTCGCCGCCAGCCCCTGAGCACAGCCAACAGGGATGAAGATTTTGTCACACCCCAGCCTCGCACCCTCCGAAACCATAAGCGTGCCCAAAAGCGGCCTCCACCCAAAAAACCTACTATCACCTTCTCCAGTGACGAGGAGAACAGCTCTGAGGACG AGCTATCGGCAGaattaaaagaggaagaaacccccaccaaaacaacTCCCATCACCAGATCTTCAGCCCGCCGGCTGCGCTGA